The segment ACGATGACGTCGAATATCGAGCCGAGAGCCGCAATCCCTCCCTCGAGAAAGCTTACGAAAAGCAGATACGACAGCGGACGAATGTCGAAAATGCCCTCTTCCGCGAGCTCCTCGGCCACATTGGCCGCCTTGTCGAAATTGCGTTTTTCGAAGTGCTCGATGATCGCCAGAAGGCGTTCGTCCGATGATTCGAGCTCCGCGCCAGGTGCCCCTTCGAGGGCGCTCGAGTATATCGACAAATCACGGGCCACGTCATCCTCCTCGACCTTGGCGCACTCGCCACGTCATGCTTGTACGACGAACTGTCCGGGCGATAGAATCGAAATGACACCGCCATACGAACACATGCATTTGGAATTCATATCGAGCGCGGGCATATTTCCCACGAGCACCGTCGGCGTACCGGGCACCCACGGAGCTGCGGTCATTGGAGTGCACGGCATCGGCGTGAGGACTCCGAAAGCGGCCGCTGTCGCCGATGCGACGGCGGGGTTTGCCATGCTCATGCACATCGCAAACGGCAAAATATTCACGAATGGCTTGTTATCCATGATGTTCGCAATCGGAAGCGATTGCAAAACTCGATTCGCAGGAAGCACGACGAGCGACGACGGGGCGGCCCCGAATGAGCATTGCATCATCGCTCCCATGCACGCTAGCGTTGCCATTTCGTATTCTCCTCTAGCATGACGTCATCCAGCGCGAGGACCGGCAAGAATGTAACCAAGTCGAGAAATGAGCAAATGCAGCTCCGAAGTCGCCTTCTTGT is part of the Polyangiaceae bacterium genome and harbors:
- a CDS encoding DUF4280 domain-containing protein; translation: MATLACMGAMMQCSFGAAPSSLVVLPANRVLQSLPIANIMDNKPFVNILPFAMCMSMANPAVASATAAAFGVLTPMPCTPMTAAPWVPGTPTVLVGNMPALDMNSKCMCSYGGVISILSPGQFVVQA